From Mycolicibacterium cosmeticum, a single genomic window includes:
- a CDS encoding 1,4-alpha-glucan branching protein domain-containing protein: protein MSEPVPGLFTLVLHTHLPWLAHHGRWPVGEEWLYQSWAASYLPLLRVLRTLAAEGRGHLVTLGMTPVVTAQLDDPYCLAGMRHWLANWQLRALEATTVGSGTAFAAPEAMRAFGIHEFDAAERALDEFGSLWCHGASPLLRGLIDGGTIELLGGPLAHPFQPLLHPRLREFALREGLADAAHRFAHTPTGIWAPECAYAPGMETGYAAAGVSHFMVDGPSLHGDTAVGRPVGESNVIAFGRDLQVSYRVWSPKSGYPGHAAYRDFHTYDHVTGLKPARVTGRNVPSAEKAPYDPQRADRAVDAHVADFVEVVRRRLIEEGERTGRPAHVVAAFDTELFGHWWHEGPLWLERLLRALPAAGIRVGTLSDAIEAGFVGSAVELPPSSWGSGKNWQVWNGPAVSDIVQLNSEVVDTALTAVDKALDATDAPHTRDRVADQILRETLLTVSSDWPFMVSKDSAAEYARYRAHLHAHATREIAAALAAGRRDHAQRLAEDWNRADGLFGALDARRLPR, encoded by the coding sequence ATGAGCGAGCCGGTACCGGGCCTGTTCACCCTGGTCCTGCACACGCATCTGCCGTGGCTGGCCCACCACGGCCGTTGGCCGGTCGGCGAGGAATGGCTCTACCAGTCCTGGGCGGCGTCCTATCTGCCACTGTTGCGGGTGCTGCGCACGCTGGCCGCCGAGGGCCGCGGGCACCTGGTCACCCTGGGCATGACTCCGGTGGTGACCGCGCAGCTCGACGACCCGTACTGCCTGGCCGGGATGCGGCACTGGCTGGCCAACTGGCAGCTGCGCGCGCTGGAAGCCACCACGGTCGGGTCCGGCACCGCGTTCGCCGCTCCAGAGGCCATGCGCGCGTTCGGCATTCACGAATTCGACGCGGCCGAGCGGGCGCTCGACGAGTTCGGCTCGCTGTGGTGCCACGGCGCCAGCCCGCTGCTGCGCGGACTCATCGACGGCGGCACCATCGAACTGCTCGGCGGGCCGTTGGCCCACCCGTTCCAGCCGCTGCTGCATCCGCGGTTACGCGAATTCGCGCTGCGCGAGGGCCTGGCCGATGCCGCGCACCGGTTCGCGCACACCCCGACGGGCATCTGGGCGCCCGAGTGCGCGTACGCGCCGGGCATGGAAACCGGTTATGCCGCAGCCGGTGTCAGCCATTTCATGGTCGACGGGCCCTCGCTGCACGGTGACACCGCCGTCGGCCGCCCGGTCGGCGAGTCGAACGTCATCGCGTTCGGGCGCGACCTACAGGTCAGCTACCGGGTGTGGTCACCGAAATCCGGCTATCCGGGGCACGCGGCCTACCGCGACTTCCACACCTACGACCACGTGACCGGGCTCAAACCGGCCCGGGTCACCGGCCGCAACGTGCCCTCGGCGGAGAAGGCCCCGTACGACCCGCAGCGGGCCGACCGCGCGGTGGACGCCCATGTGGCCGATTTCGTCGAGGTGGTGCGCCGCCGGCTGATCGAGGAGGGCGAGCGGACCGGGCGCCCGGCCCACGTGGTGGCGGCGTTCGACACCGAACTGTTCGGTCACTGGTGGCATGAGGGCCCGCTGTGGCTGGAACGGTTGTTGCGGGCACTGCCCGCCGCGGGCATCCGGGTCGGCACCCTGTCGGATGCCATCGAGGCCGGTTTCGTCGGCAGCGCCGTCGAATTGCCACCCAGCTCTTGGGGTTCCGGCAAGAACTGGCAGGTGTGGAATGGGCCGGCGGTCAGCGATATCGTCCAGCTCAACAGTGAGGTGGTGGACACCGCGCTGACGGCGGTGGACAAGGCGCTGGATGCGACCGACGCGCCGCACACCCGTGACCGGGTGGCCGACCAGATCCTGCGCGAGACCCTGTTGACCGTTTCCAGTGACTGGCCTTTCATGGTGAGCAAGGATTCGGCGGCCGAGTACGCCCGCTACCGCGCCCATCTGCATGCGCACGCGACCCGCGAGATCGCGGCGGCACTGGCGGCCGGGCGCCGCGATCACGCGCAGCGGCTGGCGGAGGACTGGAACCGCGCCGACGGGTTGTTCGGCGCCCTCGATGCCAGGAGGCTGCCGCGATGA
- a CDS encoding class I SAM-dependent methyltransferase → MSTFGSVDNPGAQPSLPLTGERTIPGLAEENYWFRRHEVVYQRLAERCADRDVLEAGPGEGYGADLIAGVARRVIGVDYDESAVAHIRARYPRVQMHLGNLADLPLADASVDVVVNFQVIEHLWDQAQFVGECFRVLRPGGLLMMSTPNRITFSPGRDTPLNPFHTRELNAAELTELLTDGGFAMEAMLGVYHGAGLAAMDARHGGSIIDAQIARAVADAPWSDELLADVAAVSTDDFDLVEDGRDNRAIDDSLDLVAIAIRP, encoded by the coding sequence ATGAGCACATTCGGTTCGGTCGACAACCCGGGCGCGCAGCCTTCGCTGCCGCTGACCGGTGAACGCACCATTCCCGGCCTCGCCGAGGAGAACTACTGGTTCCGCCGCCACGAGGTGGTGTACCAGCGACTGGCCGAGCGCTGCGCAGATCGCGACGTCCTGGAGGCCGGGCCCGGCGAGGGTTACGGCGCCGATCTGATCGCCGGCGTGGCCCGCCGGGTCATCGGCGTGGATTACGACGAGTCCGCGGTGGCCCACATCCGGGCGCGCTATCCGCGCGTGCAGATGCACTTGGGGAATCTGGCCGACCTTCCCCTTGCCGACGCGTCGGTCGACGTCGTGGTGAACTTCCAGGTCATCGAGCACCTGTGGGATCAGGCCCAGTTCGTCGGCGAGTGTTTCCGGGTGCTGCGGCCCGGCGGGCTGTTGATGATGTCGACGCCGAACCGGATCACCTTCTCCCCCGGCCGGGACACCCCGCTCAACCCGTTCCACACCCGGGAACTGAACGCCGCCGAGCTGACCGAACTGTTGACCGACGGTGGCTTCGCGATGGAGGCGATGCTCGGCGTCTATCACGGCGCGGGCCTGGCCGCGATGGACGCCCGGCACGGCGGTTCCATCATCGACGCCCAGATCGCCCGCGCGGTCGCCGACGCGCCGTGGTCGGACGAGCTGCTGGCCGATGTCGCCGCGGTCAGCACCGACGACTTCGACCTGGTCGAAGACGGCCGGGACAACCGTGCCATCGATGACAGCCTGGACCTCGTGGCGATCGCGATCCGGCCATGA
- a CDS encoding electron transfer flavoprotein subunit beta/FixA family protein, with the protein MTNIVVLIKQVPDTWSERKLTDGDFTLDREAADAVLDEINERAVEEALLIKEREGGDSTVTVLTAGPERATEAIRKALSMGADKAVHLKDDGLHGSDVIQTGWALARALGTIEGTELVIAGNEATDGVGGAVPAVIAEYLGLPQLTHVRKLNVEGGKVTAERETDEGVFGLEATLPAVVSVNEKINEPRFPSFKGIMAAKKKEVTVLTLAEIGVEADEVGVANAGTKVLSSTPKPPKTAGEKITDEGEGGTKVAEYLVAQKLI; encoded by the coding sequence ATGACGAACATCGTGGTCCTGATCAAGCAGGTCCCTGACACCTGGTCGGAGCGCAAGCTCACCGACGGCGACTTCACTCTCGACCGGGAAGCGGCCGACGCCGTTCTGGACGAGATCAACGAGCGCGCGGTCGAGGAAGCGCTGCTGATCAAGGAGCGCGAGGGCGGCGACAGCACCGTGACCGTGCTGACCGCCGGTCCCGAGCGTGCGACCGAAGCCATCCGCAAGGCCCTGTCCATGGGTGCCGACAAGGCGGTCCACCTCAAGGACGACGGCCTGCACGGTTCCGATGTCATCCAGACCGGCTGGGCCCTGGCCCGCGCGCTGGGCACCATCGAGGGCACCGAGCTGGTCATCGCAGGCAACGAGGCCACCGACGGTGTCGGCGGCGCGGTTCCGGCCGTCATCGCCGAATACCTGGGCCTGCCGCAGCTGACCCACGTGCGCAAGCTGAACGTCGAGGGCGGCAAGGTCACCGCCGAGCGTGAGACCGACGAGGGCGTGTTCGGCCTGGAGGCCACCCTGCCCGCCGTGGTCAGCGTGAACGAGAAGATCAACGAGCCGCGCTTCCCGTCCTTCAAGGGCATCATGGCCGCCAAGAAGAAGGAAGTCACCGTCCTGACTCTGGCCGAGATCGGCGTCGAGGCCGACGAGGTCGGCGTGGCCAACGCCGGCACCAAGGTGCTGTCGTCCACCCCGAAGCCGCCGAAGACCGCCGGCGAGAAGATCACCGACGAAGGCGAAGGCGGCACCAAGGTCGCCGAGTACCTGGTCGCCCAGAAGCTGATCTAG
- a CDS encoding electron transfer flavoprotein subunit alpha/FixB family protein, translated as MAEVLVLVEHADGALKKVSTELITAARVLGEPSAVVVAGPGTAAGLTDGLKAAGAAKIYVAESADVDNFLVTPKVDVLAALAESAAPAGVVIAATAEGKEVAGRLAARLGSGLLVDIVELKEGAIGVHSIFGGAYTVEAQPTGELPVITIRPGAVEAAPADGAGEVVNVEVPAQAENATKITSREPVVAGDRPELTEASVVVAGGRGVGSADSFKVVEDLADALGGAVGASRAAVDSGYYPGQFQVGQTGKTVSPQLYIALGISGAIQHRAGMQTSKTIIAVNKDEEAPIFEIADLGIVGDLFKVTPQLTDAVKARKG; from the coding sequence ATGGCTGAAGTACTTGTGCTCGTCGAGCACGCCGATGGTGCGCTGAAGAAGGTCAGCACCGAGCTCATCACCGCCGCCCGCGTCCTGGGCGAGCCGTCCGCCGTCGTGGTGGCCGGCCCCGGCACCGCCGCCGGCCTGACCGACGGCCTGAAGGCCGCCGGTGCGGCCAAGATCTACGTCGCCGAGTCGGCCGACGTGGACAACTTCCTGGTCACCCCGAAGGTCGACGTGCTGGCCGCGCTGGCCGAGTCGGCCGCGCCGGCCGGTGTGGTGATCGCCGCCACCGCCGAGGGCAAAGAGGTCGCCGGCCGGTTGGCCGCGCGCCTGGGGTCAGGTCTGCTCGTCGACATCGTCGAGCTCAAGGAAGGCGCCATCGGCGTGCACAGCATCTTCGGTGGCGCGTACACCGTCGAGGCGCAGCCCACCGGTGAGCTGCCGGTGATCACCATCCGCCCCGGTGCCGTCGAGGCTGCCCCGGCCGACGGTGCCGGCGAGGTCGTCAACGTCGAGGTTCCGGCCCAGGCCGAGAATGCGACCAAGATCACTTCCCGCGAGCCGGTCGTCGCCGGTGACCGCCCGGAGCTCACCGAGGCCAGCGTCGTGGTCGCCGGTGGCCGCGGTGTGGGCAGTGCGGACAGCTTCAAGGTGGTCGAGGACCTGGCCGACGCGCTCGGTGGCGCCGTCGGTGCCTCCCGCGCCGCGGTGGACTCGGGCTACTACCCGGGCCAGTTCCAGGTCGGCCAGACCGGTAAGACCGTGTCGCCGCAGCTGTACATCGCGCTGGGCATCTCCGGTGCCATCCAGCACCGGGCCGGTATGCAGACGTCCAAGACCATCATCGCGGTCAACAAGGACGAAGAGGCGCCGATCTTCGAGATCGCCGACCTGGGCATCGTGGGCGACCTGTTCAAGGTGACCCCGCAGCTCACCGACGCCGTCAAGGCCCGCAAGGGCTGA
- a CDS encoding SDR family oxidoreductase has protein sequence MNISVIGATGLIGSKVVALLERDGHHVVAASRASGADVLTGDGLTDALAGADVLVDVVNSPSFDDGPVLDFFTRSSANLVAAAKAAGVRHYVALSIVGVDALPESGYMRAKVAQEHTITASGLPYTIVRATQFQEFAEGIVASLDAGDVVRVPDALIQPVAADDVAAAVARVATAGPRDGIVEVGGPEQISFADLARGVLAAQGSDKAVVVDAQATYFGTPLQRGSLVTGGARQEHADVR, from the coding sequence ATGAACATCTCAGTTATCGGGGCCACCGGCCTGATCGGCTCGAAGGTGGTCGCCCTGCTGGAGCGCGACGGACACCATGTCGTCGCCGCGTCCCGCGCGTCGGGTGCCGACGTGCTCACCGGAGACGGCCTCACCGACGCGCTGGCGGGCGCCGACGTGCTGGTCGACGTCGTCAATTCACCGTCGTTCGACGACGGGCCGGTGCTGGATTTCTTCACCCGCTCCTCGGCCAACCTGGTGGCCGCCGCCAAGGCGGCCGGTGTCCGGCACTACGTCGCGCTGTCCATCGTCGGAGTCGACGCGCTGCCCGAGAGCGGGTACATGCGGGCCAAGGTGGCCCAGGAGCACACCATCACCGCGTCGGGCCTGCCGTACACGATCGTGCGGGCCACCCAGTTCCAGGAGTTCGCCGAGGGCATCGTCGCGTCGCTGGACGCCGGCGACGTGGTCCGCGTACCGGACGCACTCATCCAGCCGGTCGCGGCCGACGATGTGGCGGCCGCGGTCGCCCGCGTCGCCACCGCGGGCCCGCGTGACGGCATCGTCGAGGTCGGCGGACCGGAGCAGATCAGTTTCGCCGACCTGGCTCGCGGGGTGCTGGCCGCCCAGGGCAGCGACAAGGCCGTCGTGGTCGACGCCCAGGCCACCTACTTCGGTACCCCGCTGCAGCGCGGCAGCCTGGTCACCGGGGGCGCGCGGCAGGAGCACGCCGATGTTCGATGA
- a CDS encoding nitroreductase produces MTDLGDLVRERRSTRLFLRDKPVARELLDEALALAMRAPSNSNIQPWRLFLASGPRRDRLVEALLAEASLELPVTTGIPEAYLPLRQELGGLVYGSMGIARHDQDGRRLAQLRNWEFFRAPVGAVVCMHRDLGVVDALGVGMFLQTLLLALTERGLGSCVQVSIAAYPEILRAHLGIPDEFTVLCGLAIGYPDPAFPANTLTTPRNPVADNVVFVE; encoded by the coding sequence ATGACCGACCTCGGCGATCTCGTGCGGGAGCGTCGTTCGACTCGGCTGTTCTTGCGGGACAAGCCCGTTGCCCGCGAACTGCTCGACGAAGCGCTCGCTCTCGCCATGCGTGCCCCGTCGAACTCCAACATCCAGCCGTGGCGGCTGTTCCTCGCCTCCGGCCCGCGCCGGGACCGGCTGGTCGAGGCTCTGCTGGCCGAGGCCTCCCTCGAGCTGCCGGTGACCACCGGGATCCCCGAGGCGTATCTGCCGCTGCGCCAAGAGCTCGGCGGCCTGGTCTACGGCTCGATGGGGATCGCCCGGCATGACCAGGACGGCCGGCGGCTGGCCCAGTTGCGCAACTGGGAGTTCTTCCGCGCCCCGGTCGGCGCGGTCGTCTGCATGCACCGCGATCTGGGCGTGGTCGACGCCCTGGGGGTCGGCATGTTTCTGCAGACCCTGCTGCTGGCGCTCACCGAGCGCGGCCTCGGCAGCTGTGTGCAGGTGTCCATCGCGGCGTATCCGGAGATCCTGCGGGCCCATTTGGGCATCCCGGACGAGTTCACCGTGCTGTGCGGGCTGGCGATCGGCTACCCGGACCCGGCGTTCCCGGCCAACACGTTGACGACTCCGCGCAATCCGGTGGCCGACAACGTGGTGTTCGTCGAGTAG
- a CDS encoding GNAT family N-acetyltransferase, which translates to MSTASVLIPADDTDHAAPAAAGPRYTLLLSTDAGDIEAAQRLRHHVFTSEPGFALTSTSPGFEAGLDADRFDQFCDHLLVREDTSGELVGCYRMLPPPGAIAAGSLYTATEFDVRALDTLRPSLVEMGRAVVRADHRNGAVVLLMWAGILAYLDRCGYDYVTGCVSVPTHPAHETPGSQLRGVRDFVLRRHGAPAEYTVRPYRPVTIDGRSLDEIDPPARVSVPALMRGYLRLGAEVCGEPAHDPDFGVGDFPALLDKRKADVRYLKRLRSVAQAGELAAGA; encoded by the coding sequence ATGAGCACCGCATCCGTACTCATACCGGCCGATGACACCGATCACGCGGCGCCCGCTGCCGCCGGCCCGCGCTACACCCTGCTGCTGTCCACCGACGCCGGCGACATCGAAGCCGCGCAGCGTCTGCGCCACCATGTGTTCACCTCCGAGCCCGGATTCGCCCTGACGTCCACCAGCCCCGGGTTCGAGGCCGGGCTGGACGCCGACCGTTTCGACCAGTTCTGCGATCACCTGCTGGTCCGCGAGGACACCTCCGGGGAACTGGTCGGGTGCTACCGGATGCTGCCGCCGCCGGGCGCCATCGCGGCGGGCAGCCTCTACACCGCAACCGAATTCGACGTCCGAGCGCTGGACACCCTGCGTCCCTCGCTGGTCGAGATGGGCCGCGCGGTGGTGCGCGCCGATCACCGCAACGGCGCCGTCGTGCTGCTGATGTGGGCCGGCATCCTGGCCTACCTGGACCGGTGCGGATACGACTACGTCACCGGCTGCGTGTCGGTGCCGACGCACCCGGCGCACGAAACCCCCGGCAGCCAGCTGCGCGGCGTCCGCGATTTCGTGCTCCGCAGGCACGGCGCACCGGCGGAATACACCGTGCGCCCGTACCGGCCGGTGACCATCGACGGCCGCAGCCTCGACGAGATCGATCCACCGGCACGGGTCAGCGTCCCCGCGCTGATGCGCGGTTACCTGCGCCTCGGCGCCGAGGTGTGCGGTGAGCCCGCGCACGACCCGGACTTCGGCGTCGGCGATTTCCCGGCCCTGCTGGACAAACGCAAGGCCGACGTGCGGTACCTGAAACGGCTGCGTTCGGTCGCGCAGGCCGGCGAGCTGGCGGCCGGCGCATGA
- a CDS encoding lysophospholipid acyltransferase family protein: MTGQHSWLPQASCDASCMHAGAAPLGSRPAVWTRTTLRVIGAALLITAVPLLAVPLPGRSHIQRGYCRLMLRCIGVRITVSGGPIRNLRGVLVVSGHVSWLDIFAIGAVMPGSFVARADLIDWPALGVVARLMKVIPIDRGNLRRLPGVVNAVAARLRAGHTVVAFPEGTTWCGLGYGPFRPAMFQAAVDAGRPVQPLRLTYHHRDGRPSTVPAYIGDDTLLASIRRLVTARRTIVHVQVQSLQLPGTSRRDLKARCEAAVRGGTDRRAHGHGPGVSVPTGNATAA; this comes from the coding sequence ATGACCGGGCAGCACTCCTGGTTGCCGCAGGCCTCCTGCGACGCCAGCTGCATGCACGCCGGCGCCGCGCCACTGGGCTCGCGACCGGCGGTCTGGACCCGCACCACGCTGCGGGTCATCGGCGCCGCGCTGCTGATCACCGCCGTACCGCTGCTGGCGGTGCCGCTGCCCGGCCGGTCGCACATCCAACGGGGGTACTGCCGGCTGATGCTGCGCTGCATCGGCGTGCGAATCACGGTGTCCGGCGGACCGATTCGCAACCTGCGTGGCGTCCTGGTGGTCAGCGGGCACGTGTCGTGGTTGGACATCTTCGCCATCGGTGCGGTCATGCCGGGCTCGTTCGTGGCGCGTGCCGACCTGATCGACTGGCCCGCCCTGGGTGTGGTCGCGCGCCTGATGAAGGTCATCCCGATCGACCGGGGCAATCTGCGCCGGCTGCCCGGCGTGGTCAACGCGGTGGCCGCCCGGCTGCGCGCCGGCCACACCGTGGTGGCGTTCCCTGAGGGCACCACCTGGTGCGGGCTGGGGTACGGCCCGTTCCGGCCGGCCATGTTCCAGGCCGCGGTCGACGCCGGCCGCCCGGTGCAGCCGCTGCGGCTGACCTATCACCACCGCGACGGCCGCCCGTCCACGGTGCCCGCCTATATCGGGGACGACACCCTGCTGGCCTCGATCCGGCGCCTCGTCACCGCGCGGCGCACCATCGTGCATGTGCAGGTGCAGTCGCTGCAGTTGCCCGGCACGTCGCGGCGCGATCTGAAGGCGCGGTGTGAGGCGGCGGTGCGCGGGGGAACCGACCGCCGCGCACACGGGCATGGCCCAGGGGTGAGCGTACCGACGGGGAATGCCACCGCGGCTTGA
- a CDS encoding cysteine desulfurase family protein, protein MTAVYLDHAATTPMHPAAIEAMTAVLATVGNASSLHTSGRAARRRMEEAREALAGLLDARPSEIIFTAGGTESDNLAVKGIYRARRDASPQLRRIVTTPIEHHAVLDAVEWLVQHEGAEVTWLPVAADGSVTPEALRAVVTEHDDIALISVMWANNEVGTILPIAELASIAAEFDIPMHSDAIQAVGHIPVGFAASGLAAMSVAAHKFGGPMGVGALLLRRDTACVPLLHGGGQERDVRSGTPDVAGVVAMAAAARVAVEGLEATGARVRALRDRLIDGVRETIEDVDVNGALGDGRLPGNAHFTFRGCEGDSLLMLLDAKGIECSTGSACTAGVAQPSHVLLAMGADADTARGSLRLSLGHTSTDADVDAALAALPAAVQRARAAALASAGVL, encoded by the coding sequence ATGACCGCCGTCTATCTCGACCATGCCGCCACCACGCCGATGCACCCCGCTGCCATCGAGGCGATGACGGCTGTGCTGGCGACGGTCGGTAACGCGTCCTCCCTGCACACGTCGGGACGTGCGGCCCGGCGCCGGATGGAGGAGGCGCGTGAGGCGCTGGCCGGCCTGCTGGATGCCCGCCCGTCCGAGATCATCTTCACCGCGGGCGGCACCGAGAGTGACAACCTCGCAGTCAAGGGCATCTACCGGGCCCGCCGGGATGCGTCGCCGCAACTGCGCCGCATCGTCACCACCCCGATCGAACACCACGCCGTGCTGGACGCCGTCGAATGGCTGGTGCAGCACGAGGGTGCCGAGGTCACCTGGCTGCCCGTCGCGGCGGACGGATCCGTCACGCCCGAGGCGTTGCGCGCCGTCGTTACCGAGCACGACGATATCGCGCTGATCTCGGTGATGTGGGCCAACAACGAGGTGGGCACCATCCTGCCGATCGCTGAATTGGCTTCCATCGCAGCCGAATTCGACATCCCGATGCACAGTGACGCGATCCAGGCCGTCGGCCACATCCCGGTCGGCTTCGCGGCCAGTGGGCTGGCCGCCATGTCGGTGGCCGCCCACAAGTTCGGTGGCCCGATGGGAGTCGGCGCGCTGTTGCTGCGCCGCGACACCGCCTGTGTGCCCTTGCTGCACGGCGGCGGACAGGAGCGCGATGTCCGTTCGGGCACACCGGATGTCGCCGGTGTGGTGGCCATGGCCGCGGCCGCCCGGGTGGCGGTCGAGGGACTGGAGGCCACCGGCGCTCGGGTCCGGGCGTTGCGCGACCGGTTGATCGACGGCGTGCGGGAGACCATCGAGGACGTGGATGTCAACGGCGCGCTCGGCGACGGGCGGCTGCCGGGCAACGCCCACTTCACCTTTCGCGGTTGTGAGGGCGATTCGTTGTTGATGTTGTTGGATGCCAAGGGAATCGAGTGTTCCACCGGTTCGGCGTGCACCGCCGGGGTGGCGCAGCCATCGCATGTGCTGTTGGCGATGGGCGCCGACGCGGACACCGCGCGCGGCTCGCTGCGCCTGTCCCTGGGGCACACCAGCACCGACGCCGACGTGGACGCCGCGCTGGCGGCACTGCCCGCGGCGGTACAGCGAGCCAGGGCGGCGGCCCTGGCCAGTGCGGGGGTGCTGTGA
- the mnmA gene encoding tRNA 2-thiouridine(34) synthase MnmA, giving the protein MRVLVAMSGGVDSSVAAARMVDAGHDVVGVHLALSSAPGTLRTGSRGCCSKEDAGDARRVADILDIPFYVWDFADRFKEDVIDDFVESYARGETPNPCVRCNEKIKFSALSARALALGFDAVATGHYARLEDGRLRRAVDADKDQSYVLGVLTANQLRHALFPIGDTPKPQIRDEAARRGLAVADKPDSHDICFIPSGDTRAFLGARIGVRPGAVVDTGGTVLAEHDGVHGFTIGQRKGLGIAGPGPDGAPRYVTGIDADTGTVRVGPAVELDITTLRGDKPVFTSGSAPTGPVECVVQVRAHGGVVDAVVELRDGQLHAELRTPLRGVAPGQTMVLYRPDPAGDEVLGSATIVR; this is encoded by the coding sequence ATGCGGGTCTTGGTCGCGATGAGCGGCGGCGTCGACTCCTCGGTGGCGGCCGCCCGGATGGTGGACGCCGGCCACGACGTCGTCGGCGTTCATCTGGCGCTGTCCAGCGCGCCGGGCACGCTGCGTACCGGGTCGCGCGGCTGCTGCTCGAAGGAGGACGCCGGCGATGCCCGCCGGGTCGCCGACATCCTGGACATCCCGTTCTACGTATGGGATTTCGCCGACCGCTTCAAGGAAGACGTGATCGACGATTTCGTCGAGTCCTACGCCCGCGGCGAGACCCCGAACCCGTGCGTGCGCTGCAACGAGAAGATCAAGTTCTCCGCCCTGTCGGCGCGCGCGTTGGCACTGGGCTTCGATGCGGTGGCCACCGGCCATTACGCCCGGCTGGAAGACGGCCGGCTGCGCCGCGCCGTGGACGCCGACAAGGACCAGTCCTATGTGCTGGGCGTGCTGACCGCCAACCAGCTGCGGCACGCGCTGTTCCCGATCGGCGATACCCCCAAGCCGCAGATCCGCGACGAGGCCGCCCGGCGCGGGCTCGCCGTCGCCGACAAGCCCGACAGTCACGACATCTGCTTCATCCCGTCCGGGGACACCCGCGCGTTCCTGGGCGCCCGGATCGGTGTCCGGCCCGGCGCCGTCGTCGACACCGGTGGCACCGTGCTGGCCGAGCATGACGGCGTGCACGGCTTCACCATCGGCCAGCGCAAGGGTCTCGGCATCGCCGGGCCCGGTCCGGACGGGGCGCCCCGCTATGTCACCGGGATCGATGCGGACACCGGCACGGTACGCGTCGGGCCGGCCGTCGAACTGGACATCACCACGCTGCGCGGGGACAAGCCGGTGTTCACCTCCGGCAGCGCGCCCACCGGTCCGGTGGAGTGCGTGGTGCAGGTCCGCGCCCACGGCGGCGTGGTGGACGCCGTCGTCGAGCTGCGCGACGGGCAGTTGCACGCCGAACTGCGCACCCCGCTGCGAGGTGTGGCGCCCGGCCAGACGATGGTGCTCTACCGGCCGGATCCGGCCGGCGACGAGGTACTCGGCAGCGCCACCATCGTGCGCTGA
- a CDS encoding uroporphyrinogen decarboxylase/cobalamine-independent methonine synthase family protein: MSIFAAATGIGSWPGASARQAAEVIVGELHTLPHLAELPARGIGADLIGRAGALLVDIGIDTVPRGYRISPGRSAVLRRAVSLLDEDLDALEEAWEKAGLRGSQGRTVKVQVPGPITLAAQLELPNGHRAITDAGAVRDLAASLAEGVAAHRAVVARRIGAEVVVQLDEPSLPAALAGRLTGVTGMSAVHPVDAAVAGSLLDECAQRVGGALMVHCCAPDAPWKLLQGSQIQAVAVDAATLDAADLDGIGEFVESGRTVVLGVVPGTAPLRRPATDQVAGAAAAVTDRLGFPRAVLRDRIGISPACGLAGATADWARTALSLLQQAADGLHQDPDAV, from the coding sequence GTGAGTATTTTCGCCGCCGCTACCGGTATCGGATCCTGGCCCGGCGCGTCGGCGCGCCAGGCCGCGGAGGTGATCGTCGGCGAACTGCACACGCTGCCGCACCTGGCCGAGCTGCCCGCCCGCGGGATCGGCGCCGATCTGATCGGCCGCGCCGGCGCGCTGTTGGTGGACATCGGCATCGACACCGTGCCCCGTGGTTATCGCATCAGCCCTGGCCGCAGCGCCGTGCTGCGCCGCGCGGTCAGCCTGCTCGACGAGGATCTCGACGCGCTGGAGGAGGCCTGGGAGAAGGCCGGTCTGCGCGGCAGCCAGGGCCGCACCGTCAAGGTGCAGGTGCCCGGCCCGATCACGCTGGCCGCCCAGCTGGAACTGCCCAACGGGCACCGCGCCATCACCGACGCGGGCGCCGTGCGTGACCTGGCGGCCTCGCTGGCCGAGGGTGTCGCCGCGCACCGGGCCGTGGTGGCCCGCCGGATCGGCGCCGAGGTGGTGGTGCAGCTCGACGAACCGTCGCTGCCCGCGGCACTGGCCGGCCGGCTGACCGGGGTGACCGGCATGTCGGCGGTGCATCCGGTCGACGCCGCGGTGGCCGGCTCGTTGCTCGACGAGTGTGCCCAGCGGGTGGGCGGCGCGCTGATGGTGCATTGCTGTGCCCCCGATGCTCCGTGGAAGCTGTTGCAGGGCAGTCAAATTCAAGCAGTCGCCGTCGATGCTGCGACGCTGGACGCCGCCGACCTGGATGGTATCGGGGAGTTCGTGGAATCCGGACGCACCGTCGTGCTCGGCGTCGTCCCTGGGACGGCGCCGTTGCGGCGCCCCGCGACCGACCAGGTTGCCGGCGCGGCGGCGGCGGTCACCGACCGGCTGGGATTTCCCCGTGCGGTGCTGCGCGACCGCATCGGCATCAGCCCGGCGTGCGGGCTGGCCGGTGCCACCGCGGACTGGGCGCGGACGGCGCTGAGCCTGCTGCAGCAAGCCGCCGACGGGCTGCATCAGGATCCGGACGCGGTCTAG